The Candidatus Omnitrophota bacterium genomic interval AGATTCCTCTGGCTTTGGAAAAGATGGCGAAAAAATTCGGAGCCCGGTTTCAGTACAATTCAGAGGTGAAGAAAATCAAGCCCAGTGGCGGGGAACTTATTTTGGAATTAGACGGCCGGGAAGAGGCTTTTGATAAAGTGGTGGTGAATGCCGATTACGCTTACGCGCAGAGCGAGCTTTTAGGAAGGCGTATATCCAATTATAAGTACTCTTGTTCGGTTTATCTTATCTATCTGGGATTAAAGCAAAAGGTAAGTGGGTTCGCTCACCATAATTTATTTTTTTCCAACGACCTTAAGAAAAACCTAAGCCAAATATTTAAAGAAAAGGCAATGCCTGATAATCCCTCTTTTTACGTGCATGTGCCGACAGTGACAGATTCCTCTTTGGCGCCTGTAGGCAAAGAGATATTTTACATATTGGTTCCGGTAGCGAACCTGGAAAAGAACAAAGAAGATATTTCTAGGTATGAAGAGATGTTGCGCAAAATTACTTTTGACAAAATTAGCGAAAAATTAGGCAGCAGGATTGAGGATTTGATTGAGGTGGAACATAGATTCTACCCTAAGGATTTTATCGGCCGTTATAATATCAAATACGGCGCTACTTTTGGCCTGGCGCATAATTTGATGCAAAGCGCTTTTTTTAGGCCCCCCAATTTTGACCATAAGATTAAAAATCTTTATTTTGTAGGAGCCAGCACCCAGCCGGGAGGAGGGCTACCCGTAGTAATTGCCGGTTCCCGGATTGTTGCTGATTTGATTACAGGCAAGGCGAAATAGGAAGGTTGTTTAAGGTTGCCTTTTTTATGTAGGCAATGATTTCTTTTGTGGTATCATCAGGGGTCGATGCCCCAGCAGTAATCCCCACCGAATTTACCCCTTTAAACCAGGCAGGCTTTATATCTTTTTTTGATCGGACCCAATAGCTCCTATCGTTTAGCGATTTTGAGATTTCGTAAAGCCTTTTAGTATTAGCGCTGGTCTTTGAACCGATAATAATCATAACGTCATTTTCCAAAGGCATATTTTTCATCTCTTGCTGTTTTAAACGCGTCGGGAGGCAGATAGTATTAAATAATTTTAATTCTTTGATATGCGGTTTTAATAGATCAAAAATTTTCATTACCTTTTCAATATTCTGCGTAGACTGAACTACAAGAGTAGCCTTTTTTATTTTTTTGATCTTTTTCAAATGTACGCTTTGCAGGCTATCGATTAGTATTGGTTTCTTTTTCAGCTGCCCTATGATTCCGATTACCTCGTCATGGTTTTTATCTCCGATTAATATAACCGTCTGTCCATGGCTCTGGGCATTATGGGCGATTTTATGGATTTCCTTTACCATGGGGCAAGTAGCATCGACAATTTTGTATCCGAGCTTACGGGCTTGTTCGATAATATTAAGGCCGGCTCCGTGGGCGCGGATTAAAAAGATTTTATTTTTTCCGCAGCCGAGCCCCTGAGTTTTTTTTAAGCCCGCCTTTTCCAGCCTTTTAGCCACCTCTTCGTTATGCACAATATTGCCGAGCATATAGACGTTCTTATTACCGGCGAGTGTTTTATAGGCGATGTCAATCGCCCTTTTTACGCCAAAACAGAAACCTGCTGATTTAGCCAGATTTATTTTCATAGATACTTTCCTTTAAATATTATCTTTGAGACAGCGATTATTTTTTTCGGGGTGCTTACGCAGGCACGTTTGGTAAAGACATCAAAATCATTTTTTTCTATGGAGTTTAGTATTCCGGAGTAGATGTCAGCCATAGCGCAGGCCACAAAACGGGAATTTAGGTCAGCAAGCATCTTTATCCCTTGTTTGGCTTTTTCGTAATATTCTCTTGAGCGGGCTATTTGGAATTTCATCAATGCTTTAAAATTCTCATTTATTTGTGAACGAAAGATATCGCTTTCTGATACTTGAAAGCGCTGCATTTCATCTTCAGGGAGGTAGATCCTGTTTCGATTAAAATCTTCTTTGATGTCGCGCAGGATATTAGTTAATTGCATGGCTACGCCCAAACTTATGGCATAATCTGCTGCCTTTGGGTTTGTGTAGCCGAATATCTCTAACATGATTAGCCCCACTACGCCGGCTGCCTTGTAACAGTAATCATATAATTCCTCAAAGTTTTTGTAGCGGTTCTTATATAAATCCATATACATGCCTTCTATGAGGGCGTCAAAATATTTTTTTTGGACATGGTATTTGTTTATAGATTGCTGAAAGGCTAATAAGAGAGGATCGGCAGGGGGCGCGTTTTTGTAGACAGAATCAATTTTTTGTTGAAGTATAGCTAGGCTGCCTAAGGTTGAAGGATCTCGTTTACCATCTACAGCTTCATCGCTGATGCGGCATATTGCATATACCGCATATGCGGCGGATCTTTTTTCTTTTTTTAGGAATCGGGAAGAAAAATAGAATGTTTTGGCATGTTGTTTGGTGATCGCCTCTGCTAATAGCAAACCTTCCATGATTATATTCTACAATAAATAATCTAAAATCAAAACCAAATTTTACCTTTGAAAAACACAATATTTGCAATACAATATATGTGTTATGTCAGAATATATGGTAGTTTTAATTTTGTCCATAGTAGTGCCTTTTCTGTTAAGTTTTTGGCCCGGACTTAAATTTTACCGCAATATCCGTTCCCTTTTTATCAGCGTATTTCTCATAGTTATTATCTTCGGCAGTTGGGATATATTCGCAACATATAGAGGCCACTGGTACTTTAATCCAAGAGGCGTCTGGGGTTTTAGGGTTATTAACCTTCCGCTGGAAGAGGTATTGTTTTTTGTGGTTATACCTTTTTGTTGTATTTTTACTTGGGAAGCGATTAAGTATCTTGGGGGAAGATTTAAATGAAAGAGTATACTATCTTAGGTATAGCCGCGGTTTTATTGACTGTCTACTTAGATAAGGCCAGCCATATTAACCTGCTTAAGAAAAAGGGGTACTATGTATTTATCCTGGTAATTCTATTTTTTAAAATGTTGGTGAACGGTTATTTAACCGGCAAGCAAATTGTAATGTATCGGCCGCAATTTTTTTTGGGATTAAGGATAGGGAGTATTCCTCTGGAAGATTTTTTATTTGGCTTTAGCATGGTAACCATGACCATAATTTTCTGGGAGTATTTTAAAAAGAGGCAGGCATGTTAAAAAGATCAATATTATTTTTCGTTGCATTTTCTTTTTTAGGGATAAATTTATCTTACGGTTTAGATTGGAAAGAGTTGCATGAAAAAGCAGATAATATGATTTTATCGGATATCTTAGCCGATGTTAAGGCAAGGCCTGATTCTATAAATGATTTATATGTTCTGGGTTTGGTCTATTTGAATTTACATAAGGATAAAGAAGCAGGAGAGGCTTTTAATAAAGTTTTAACTTTAGACCCTAGGGCAATCGAGGCAAAATGGGGAAAGGCTGAAGTCCTGCGCCGGCGGCATCAGCCGCAGAAAAGCGAAGAGCTGTTAAGCGGGGTATTAAAACAGAATCCCGATTTCCCCCCGGCCTCTATAACCCTGGCTTATATAAGATACACCCAGATGAATTTTAAAGCAGCGGTCAGATTGGCTATAACGGTATTGAGACAGGGAGAAAAAAATGTTGACCGGGGCAATCAGGTGCGTGCCCATTTGATATACGGAGGTACAAAGGGTATGATCGCGCACTACGGAGGCCCTCTCTCAAAGATCATCAATGGCACAGCGGTATTACCGAGCTTAAAGGCGGCGGAGAGATTACAGCCTGAATCAGCGGAGGTCAAATTTGGCTTGGGTAGTTTTTATCTTTTGGCGCCTGCTTTAGCCGGGGGAAATTTGGAAAAGGCAGAAGCTTATCTCAAAAAAGCAGTTGAAAATGATCCGCTATTTGCTGATGCTTATGTAAGATTGGGTCAGCTTTATAAAGTTAAGGGTGATGACGTAAGATATAATAAATATTTAAATAAAGCGCTGGAGATTGATCCTCAGAACGAATTAGCACTGGATATCAAAAGTGGCACATGTAAATTTATTTGTTTTAATAAAGGCATAGAATCAAATTAGTTGTAAGTTTACCGGTCGCTGTTCGATGTAAAAGTATAACCGATTACGGAATAGGAAAGGCCCCCAAGCAATATCGTTCTCTGGTGGTAACTATTTTTGGGATTTTTATGTATGAAAAAATAGCGTAGCGGCATTGGAGCAGGCCAGGACGGTGGCAGTTAATGTGCTTGTTTTCGGAGAACTTTTTCATCTTTTTAGCTGCCGGTCTCTAACCCGGTCGATGTCCGCTCTCGGAGTGTTCTCTAACAGGTGGATATTCTTCGGCGTTATCCTAGAATTTCCCTATCTGAAGAAAGACGTTTGATTCACAAGGCTCAAAATGGTTCAAAGAAAAGCAAGGAAGAGCTTGTATTGCGTCATGTTGGCTTTGTAATTTTTAGAATTCACAAAGTAGCGTTTCCTGCCTTGATCCAGAGATTTGGAGACGACCTGCTTGAAGAAGCCATCCTGATTATCTATAAAAAAATCGAAAGCTATAACCTTGATTACCGCGATAAGAAAGGCAATCCTAATCCGGTGAAATTTACCTCTTACATTTGGAAACGGATCGATGGTTTTATAATCGTTTCATTAAAGAAGGAGCTTGGCGAGTCAAATTATTACGATAGGTATAGCGGATATGCCCTTAAAATTTATAAAAAGACACTTTCCAGCATAAAATTGGTGCAGTTTTCTGATTGAGATGGAAAGCGTCTGTATCTTTGTATTTTCAATAGCGGTTGTAGGTCTTTTTATGTTGCGATGTTTCTGGAGTTAGGGTATTGCGTTTATTAGTTGTATATCGGCCGTATTCCTAGGTGTTTTTACGGATTCACCCCTTCAAAAAAAGTTAAGAAAAGGTCTAAATACACTAAATACATATAAGATTAGAGTATAAACTCTAAAAACTAATGCTATAATTATAGAAATGACCTTTCAAGTGAATTTGGAGAAATATTTAACTATATGTTAATGCCATCTATATTATCTGGTACTTTGTTAACATCGGATCATCAAAAGATAGCGTATTGTCATTATAAGGTTGGTCACGATAAAGTAGTTATTATAGTTCACGGTTTTTATAATAGTAAAGACGCCGTAATATTAAAGAAATTCGCTGAGGTTCTGTATGATGATTATGATATATTTATGTTCGATTTTAGAGGGCACGGGAAGAGCAGTGGATTTTTTTCATGGACAAGTAAAGAGGGTATAGATTTAGAAGTAGCGCTGGACTATATGGATGGAAAATATAAGAAAATAGCCATGCTCGCTTTTTCTTTTGGAGCAAGCGTAGCTATCAATACCTTAGCGTACGATAAACGGGTCGATTCGCTTATATGTGTAAGTTCTGTATCAGATCCTAACAAAATTGATTATCAGTTTTGGGAGTTGGATTTAAAAGGTGACTTAGCATATACTTTGTTTACTTTCGAAGGCCTTAAAGGAAGAGGATTTCGTCTCGGGCCATTTTGGCTTAAAAAAGAAAAGCCTATTGATAATGTAGCTAAAATACAAATTCCTATCCTATATATTCACGGAGACAGGGATTGGGTGATTAAGCCATGGCATTCTCAAGCGCTTTATGATAAAACGCAGTCTAAGAAAAGGATGGCCATTATTAAAGGCGGGCCACATGCGGAATATTTAATAAGAGATTATTTCACGCAATTTATGACTGAAACTAAAAATTGGTTTCAGGAAACATTAACATAAGGAGATATAGTGAAAAGTATATTTATTACTATTGGCCAACTTATTTTCTCGTTGGTTATGTATATTATTGGAACAGTATATTTTGGTTTAGCATTAATTCCCAGTATTGCTATTGTTTTAAAAGCTTGGAATGCAGGCCTGTTAATGCAGCCGATTAGCCGTTATGCGCTTTTAGGATTTTCATTAGCTGGGGGATATTTTGTTTTTGGTTTTTCTATGATTATACTTGCAGGCTTAACAAGGACGATTTTAGGTTTACGACTTAAAGAGGGAAATTATCCAATTTTTTCTCCGATGGCTTTAAAATGGGCTTTTGTTAGTGCCCTGTATCTTTTTATTAATTTTACCTTCGTTGATTTTATTCTTCTTACTCCCTTTGCTAATTTGTTGCAGCGACTTTTAGGTGCTAAGCTAGGGAAAAATGTTCAAATAAATTCAAAATTCGTATTTGATGCCACTCTTCTTGAGATTGGCGATAATACAGTAGTCGGAGGCGGTGCAATTATTATTGGGCATGTGGTAGAACGAGGTATTCTTAAACTTAAAAGAGTAAAAATTGGGAAAAATGTAACCATTGGTTCTCACGCTACAATTATGCCGGGATGCGAGATTGGTGATAATGCAATCATTGGTGCAAGCGCAGTCCTTTTGAAAAATACCAAAGTTGAATCGAGGGCGGTGTATTTTGGTGTACCCGCCGAGCAGCTTAAGCCTCATCATCATAAAGAGGAAACTGATAATGCCCAACGTTAGCTTTAAAGATTTAAAGATAATTGATCTTATGGTTGCAATTAACCAGCGTTTTTCTGATATCCCTGCTTTACAGATCAAAGAATATGGTAAGTTTAGGGCTCTTTCTTATATTGATCTTGGGAGGCGGACCGCAGATACCGCTCATAATTTAAAAAAATTGGGAGTAGATCGAGGAAATAGAGTAGCTATTTTGTCTGAAAGTAGGCCTGAATGGGCCATCGCTTTCTTTGGCATTGTTTCTTGCGCTGGCATTACTGTTCCAATGGATGTGAAATTGAGTGATGCAGAAGTAGAATTTATTATTAATGATTCTGGTGCTAAGTGTATTTTTATTTCCAATAAGTTTTTGGAAAGGATTAAAGGGCTAAGGCCAAAGCTTAAATTTATTGAACATATTATTTGTTTAGATAATGATGCAAAAGAAGATGTAATACTATTGAAAGATTTCAAAGTTTCCGAAAAGGAAGTTACGTATAGAGAAATAAAGGAAGATGATGTTGCAGTAATAGTTTATACTTCCGGGACAACAGGTGTTGCTAAGGGCGTAGAACTAACTTATAAGAATTTATTGTTCGAAGTTACCTCTTTACACGATTTGATTAATTTTAATGACAAGGATGAGTTTTTATCCATTTTGCCTCTTAATCACATGCTTGAGTTAACAGGTGGTCTCCTTGGCCCTCTGTATGCGGGTGCGACAGTAACTTATTGTGATAGTTTAAAACCTACAAATATCCTTCAATTGATGAACGAAACAAAATCGACAGTTATGATTTGCGTTCCTCTTGTTTTGAAGATGTTTCATAATAGCATAATGAATAAAATATATGATCTGCCGGAAATTAAAAGGCTATTTGTTAAAACCTTACTTAATATTTCAAGATTTTTGCTAAAATTTCATATACGAGTTGGTAAAGTTTTATTTATGTCAATACATAAGCAATTTGGATCAAATATACGTGGTTTTGTTTCCGGAGGCGCCCCGTTAGATGCAATTGTAGAACTTAATTTCAACGCTATGGGTTTTAGGATATTGCAAGGTTATGGTTTAACAGAAACAGCTCCAGTAATTACAGTTAATAATTTTGAAGATTGCAAATATGGATCTGTCGGCAAGCCTTTGCCTGGAGTTGATGTAAAGATTATTCCAAATAACGAAACTGGTGGTAAGGATGGAGAGATTGTCGTTTGCGGTCCGAATGTCATGAAAGGTTATTATAAAAGCGAAGAAAAGACAAAAGAAGTTTTAAAAGAAGGCTGGTTTCATACTGGTGATATTGGTTATTTTGATGTGGATGGTTTTTTATTCATTTCGGGGAGAATAAGAAACTTGATAGTTTTAGGTTCAGGGAAGAAGGTATTTCCAGAAGAGATTGAAGAAGTAATGTCGGCCAGCCAGTATATAAAAGAAATATGTGTTTTAGGAAAGGTTGCCCAGCAAGGAATAAGAAAAGGTTGTGAAGAAGTTTATGCAGTTGTTGTCCCAAATTTAGATATGTTTGATAAAGAAAATAGAGTAAATAAAGAGTTTGTTAGGGAAAAGATCAATTCTGAGATATTAAGGTTGGGAGCAAATTTGGCTGAATATAAAAGAATAATGAAT includes:
- a CDS encoding alpha/beta fold hydrolase; this encodes MLMPSILSGTLLTSDHQKIAYCHYKVGHDKVVIIVHGFYNSKDAVILKKFAEVLYDDYDIFMFDFRGHGKSSGFFSWTSKEGIDLEVALDYMDGKYKKIAMLAFSFGASVAINTLAYDKRVDSLICVSSVSDPNKIDYQFWELDLKGDLAYTLFTFEGLKGRGFRLGPFWLKKEKPIDNVAKIQIPILYIHGDRDWVIKPWHSQALYDKTQSKKRMAIIKGGPHAEYLIRDYFTQFMTETKNWFQETLT
- a CDS encoding cation transporting ATPase C-terminal domain-containing protein encodes the protein MLVFGELFHLFSCRSLTRSMSALGVFSNRWIFFGVILEFPYLKKDV
- the ispH gene encoding 4-hydroxy-3-methylbut-2-enyl diphosphate reductase, with product MKINLAKSAGFCFGVKRAIDIAYKTLAGNKNVYMLGNIVHNEEVAKRLEKAGLKKTQGLGCGKNKIFLIRAHGAGLNIIEQARKLGYKIVDATCPMVKEIHKIAHNAQSHGQTVILIGDKNHDEVIGIIGQLKKKPILIDSLQSVHLKKIKKIKKATLVVQSTQNIEKVMKIFDLLKPHIKELKLFNTICLPTRLKQQEMKNMPLENDVMIIIGSKTSANTKRLYEISKSLNDRSYWVRSKKDIKPAWFKGVNSVGITAGASTPDDTTKEIIAYIKKATLNNLPISPCL
- a CDS encoding AMP-binding protein yields the protein MPNVSFKDLKIIDLMVAINQRFSDIPALQIKEYGKFRALSYIDLGRRTADTAHNLKKLGVDRGNRVAILSESRPEWAIAFFGIVSCAGITVPMDVKLSDAEVEFIINDSGAKCIFISNKFLERIKGLRPKLKFIEHIICLDNDAKEDVILLKDFKVSEKEVTYREIKEDDVAVIVYTSGTTGVAKGVELTYKNLLFEVTSLHDLINFNDKDEFLSILPLNHMLELTGGLLGPLYAGATVTYCDSLKPTNILQLMNETKSTVMICVPLVLKMFHNSIMNKIYDLPEIKRLFVKTLLNISRFLLKFHIRVGKVLFMSIHKQFGSNIRGFVSGGAPLDAIVELNFNAMGFRILQGYGLTETAPVITVNNFEDCKYGSVGKPLPGVDVKIIPNNETGGKDGEIVVCGPNVMKGYYKSEEKTKEVLKEGWFHTGDIGYFDVDGFLFISGRIRNLIVLGSGKKVFPEEIEEVMSASQYIKEICVLGKVAQQGIRKGCEEVYAVVVPNLDMFDKENRVNKEFVREKINSEILRLGANLAEYKRIMNFDIFYDELPKTSTRKIKRKVLLELISKAGVETEKEEFIESTQIMEDDFTLKLRKIISDLAKISPERITLNAALYNDLGVDSLMKVEILTSIQKELGINIPDSLSYEINTLGDLIKFAKEYKAGRSGDEEGENKEVNDFVNKRVKFKLTHDAAYFIFKSFFKIYFNKTVFGLENIPRNGSFIIAANHTSLLDFPLIMTSLPYEKMKNVFAPAAQDYFYVKKYRRAIIELLFNTFPFERMGDFVKGLKICEALVKNNCSIILFPEGTRVMSDQLQPFKPGLGSLALNLNVPILPVYIEGAFRAMPKGKAFPSPSKIEIIFGKAIYPDKMDLSNIVNNYEKYVYLSKVSFDEVVKLKERGRGK
- a CDS encoding lycopene cyclase domain-containing protein, whose amino-acid sequence is MSEYMVVLILSIVVPFLLSFWPGLKFYRNIRSLFISVFLIVIIFGSWDIFATYRGHWYFNPRGVWGFRVINLPLEEVLFFVVIPFCCIFTWEAIKYLGGRFK
- a CDS encoding DapH/DapD/GlmU-related protein yields the protein MKSIFITIGQLIFSLVMYIIGTVYFGLALIPSIAIVLKAWNAGLLMQPISRYALLGFSLAGGYFVFGFSMIILAGLTRTILGLRLKEGNYPIFSPMALKWAFVSALYLFINFTFVDFILLTPFANLLQRLLGAKLGKNVQINSKFVFDATLLEIGDNTVVGGGAIIIGHVVERGILKLKRVKIGKNVTIGSHATIMPGCEIGDNAIIGASAVLLKNTKVESRAVYFGVPAEQLKPHHHKEETDNAQR
- a CDS encoding phytoene/squalene synthase family protein, translating into MEGLLLAEAITKQHAKTFYFSSRFLKKEKRSAAYAVYAICRISDEAVDGKRDPSTLGSLAILQQKIDSVYKNAPPADPLLLAFQQSINKYHVQKKYFDALIEGMYMDLYKNRYKNFEELYDYCYKAAGVVGLIMLEIFGYTNPKAADYAISLGVAMQLTNILRDIKEDFNRNRIYLPEDEMQRFQVSESDIFRSQINENFKALMKFQIARSREYYEKAKQGIKMLADLNSRFVACAMADIYSGILNSIEKNDFDVFTKRACVSTPKKIIAVSKIIFKGKYL
- a CDS encoding lycopene cyclase domain-containing protein; this encodes MKEYTILGIAAVLLTVYLDKASHINLLKKKGYYVFILVILFFKMLVNGYLTGKQIVMYRPQFFLGLRIGSIPLEDFLFGFSMVTMTIIFWEYFKKRQAC
- a CDS encoding tetratricopeptide repeat protein, producing the protein MLKRSILFFVAFSFLGINLSYGLDWKELHEKADNMILSDILADVKARPDSINDLYVLGLVYLNLHKDKEAGEAFNKVLTLDPRAIEAKWGKAEVLRRRHQPQKSEELLSGVLKQNPDFPPASITLAYIRYTQMNFKAAVRLAITVLRQGEKNVDRGNQVRAHLIYGGTKGMIAHYGGPLSKIINGTAVLPSLKAAERLQPESAEVKFGLGSFYLLAPALAGGNLEKAEAYLKKAVENDPLFADAYVRLGQLYKVKGDDVRYNKYLNKALEIDPQNELALDIKSGTCKFICFNKGIESN
- the crtI gene encoding phytoene desaturase family protein, producing the protein MNKKIAIIGAGVGGLAAAARLAKQGYSVEVFEKLGECGGRNHLLEDKGFKFDMGPSFVLMPDFFEEVFSYCREDIKEYLDLRAIDPGYTIFFPDGDSLTVYKDSARTKNELEKIEPGSSIGFDGFMRETAKIYRTVRPLLYDCFTTKAVFNPRYWGLLGKIRAFDSYWQLAKKFFKSEKLCYAFTFEAMFMGVSPFNAPAFYSIISYADHVQKIFHPMGSMYQIPLALEKMAKKFGARFQYNSEVKKIKPSGGELILELDGREEAFDKVVVNADYAYAQSELLGRRISNYKYSCSVYLIYLGLKQKVSGFAHHNLFFSNDLKKNLSQIFKEKAMPDNPSFYVHVPTVTDSSLAPVGKEIFYILVPVANLEKNKEDISRYEEMLRKITFDKISEKLGSRIEDLIEVEHRFYPKDFIGRYNIKYGATFGLAHNLMQSAFFRPPNFDHKIKNLYFVGASTQPGGGLPVVIAGSRIVADLITGKAK